The following are encoded together in the Cicer arietinum cultivar CDC Frontier isolate Library 1 chromosome 2, Cicar.CDCFrontier_v2.0, whole genome shotgun sequence genome:
- the LOC101496699 gene encoding uncharacterized protein encodes METISEKRYPLSAKDYKLYEEVGEGVSASVHRALCVPLNEIVAIKVLDLEKCNNDLDGIRREVQTMNLINHSNLLRAYCSFTAGHSLWVVMPYMAGGSCLHIMKSSFPEGFEEPVIATVLREVLKALVYLHAHGHIHRDVKAGNILLDSNGAVKLADFGVSACMFDSGDRQRSRNTFVGTPCWMAPEVMQQLHGYDFKADIWSFGITALELAHGHAPFSKYPPMKVLLMTLQNAPPSLNYERDKRFSKSFKELVATCLVKDPKKRPSAEKLLKHHFFKHARGIEYLGRTILDGLAPLGDRFRMLKAKEADLLMQNKAVYEDMEQLSQKEYIRGISAWNFNLEDLKSQAALIQDADMPNAEEPDTNEKKKDISNDLKAPAEELSTSDGASTQDKEDGFNNLQDLESSLASFPIKPLQALKGCFDVCDDDVNNTSPRDLDHNYGRTDNGNSGTSSLSPQNAITQPKKFWSGSLQPDNFFHKKITDGDRDYLQTKYSSERNHSGPLLYRQRRDVNNLPLVDDTSEGAIVQRKGRFKVTSADPSSMGLSNNSSGPVAVTPPTSPPNQNFMSASILPSLQCILQQNGLQREEIIKLIKYAEQSYGKNTESIEAGAVDPLQAPPVTNRERELYLQVVQLQQSIGSLAEELQRQKMKNVQLERQLNSMANKVEK; translated from the exons atggagACTATTTCAGAAAAACGATATCCTCTCAGCGCAAAAGATTACAAGTTATATGAAGAGGTCGGGGAAGGTGTTAGTGCCTCGGTACATAGGGCTCTCTGCGTTCCTCTCAATGAGATTGTTGCCATCAAGGTTCTCGATCTTGAGAAGTGCAATAACGATTTG GATGGAATTCGGAGAGAGGTACAGACCATGAACTTGATTAATCATTCAAATCTTTTACGGGCATATTGCTCTTTTACTGCTGGACACAGTCTTTGGGTTGTGATGCCATACATGGCTGGGGGCTCTTGCCTTCATATAATGAAATCTTCATTTCCTGAGGGTTTTGAAGAGCCTGTTATTGCAACTGTATTGCGTGAGGTTCTCAAAGCTCTTGTTTATCTCCATGCCCATGGACACATACATAGGGATGTTAAG GCTGGGAATATTTTGCTTGATTCTAATGGTGCAGTCAAACTGGCTGACTTTGGAGTGTCTGCATGTATGTTTGATTCTGGAGATAGGCAGCGTTCAAGAAACACTTTTGTTGGAACACCTTGCTG GATGGCTCCCGAAGTTATGCAGCAACTGCATGGATATGATTTTAA AGCAGATATATGGTCATTTGGTATAACAGCACTTGAACTTGCTCATGGTCATGCTCCATTTTCAAAGTATCCACCAATGAAA GTTTTGCTTATGACTTTGCAGAATGCCCCTCCAAGTCTTAATTATGAAAGAGACAAGAGATTTTCAAAG TCTTTCAAAGAGTTAGTTGCCACCTGCTTAGTGAAAGACCCAAAGAAGCGTCCAAGTGCAGAAAAGCTTTTAAAGCACCACTTCTTTAAACATGCACGTGGCATTGAATATCTAGGTCGCACCATTCTTGATGGCCTTGCTCCATTAGGAGATCGTTTTAGAATGCTGAAG GCTAAAGAGGCAGATTTATTGATGCAGAACAAGGCTGTTTATGAGGATATGGAGCAATTATCTCAG aaagaatATATCCGAGGAATTAGTGCTTGGAATTTTAACCTGGAAGATTTAAAAAGTCAAGCTGCATTA ATTCAAGATGCTGACATGCCAAATGCAGAAGAGCCAGATacaaatgagaagaaaaaagacATATCAAATGACTTAAAGGCTCCAGCAGAGGAGCTATCTACTTCAGATGGTGCGTCCACACAGGACAAGGAG GATGGATTCAACAATCTTCAGGATTTGGAGAGTTCACTTGCTTCGTTTCCTATAAAACCTCTTCAAGCACTCAA AGGTTGTTTTGATGTCTGTGATGATGATGTCAATAATACCAGTCCAAGAGATTTGGATCACAATTATGGAAGAACTGATAATGGAAATTCTGGGACAAGTAGTCTGTCGCCTCAAAATGCTATAACTCAGCCTAAGAAGTTTTGGAGTGGCTCTTTACAACCTGataatttttttcacaaaaagaTTACTGATGGGGACAG GGATTATCTACAAACAAAATATTCTTCCGAGCGGAATCACAGTGGTCCATTGTTATATCGGCAGAGGAGAGATGTCAACAACCTTCCATTGG TTGATGATACATCAGAAGGAGCAATTGTCCAGCGTAAGGGGCGGTTTAAGGTCACATCAGCAGATCCCAGTTCAATG GGTCTTTCAAACAACTCTTCTGGCCCAGTTGCAGTAACTCCTCCTACCAGTCCCCCAAATCAGAACTTCATGTCTGCTTCTATTCTTCCATCACTGCAGTGCATCTTGCAACAGAATGGCTTGCAGAGA GaagaaattattaaattgataaaGTATGCAGAGCAATCTTATG GTAAGAATACAGAATCAATAGAGGCAGGAGCAGTTGATCCTTTGCAG GCACCACCTGTAACAAATAGAGAGCGAGAGCTGTATTTGCAGGTGGTTCAACTCCAACAGAG TATTGGGAGCCTTGCTGAGGAATTGCAGAGACAAAAGATGAAAAATGTTCAG TTAGAGAGGCAGCTGAACAGTATGGCCAACAAAGTTGAAAAGTGA
- the LOC101497666 gene encoding uncharacterized protein: MVLPSTNPHNKEMAIRRRIASIFNKHEDDFPSLREYNDYREEVEDMTVNLIEGIDVAVIEAYIAKYQEENAEQIMVNRARKAEELAAAMAAIKGQPVQTDNDDASQNSQAGFGAVPQGQYAPTFAGGQPRPTGMGPQPLPLGGGDAGYAADDEERRRLGARAGGWSIEISRKRALEEAFGSMWVS, encoded by the exons ATGGTGCTCCCTAGTACCAATCCCCACAATAAGGAGATGGCCATCAGGAGGAGGATTGCTAgcat ATTCAATAAACATGAAGATGATTTTCCATCTTTGAGAGAGTACAATGATTACAGGGAGGAAGTAGAAGACATGA CGGTTAACTTGATTGAAGGAATAGATGTTGCTGTTATTGAAGCATATATTGCTAAATACCAGGAAGAAAATGCAGAACAAATAATGGTTAATCGAGCCCGAAAG GCTGAAGAATTAGCTGCAGCTATGGCAGCAATCAAGGGACAACCTGTCCAAACTGATAATGAT GATGCAAGCCAAAATTCTCAAGCAGGATTTGGTGCTGTTCCTCAGGGGCAGTATGCACCTACATTTGCAGGAGGACAGCCTAGACCCACAGGCATGGGCCCGCAACCCTTACCACTCGGAGGGGGTGACGCAGGCTATGCTGCTGATGACGAGGAAAGACGTAGGCTAGGAGCAAGGGCTGGAGGATGGAGTATAGAAATAAGCAGGAAGAGGGCACTTGAAGAAGCTTTTGGAAGCATGTGGGTTTCTTAG